One segment of Brassica napus cultivar Da-Ae chromosome C3, Da-Ae, whole genome shotgun sequence DNA contains the following:
- the LOC106359802 gene encoding GDSL esterase/lipase At4g30140-like, with translation MVEGVSKIMWIVVATVFAGTAAVTLVAHGQETPCYFVFGDSVFDNGNNNALNTIAKVNYLPYGIDYPEGPTGRFSNGRIIPDVIAELAGFNDTIPPFAGAPPAQANIGLNYASGGGGIREETSQNLGERINLRKQINNHQSAIINAVVPPSQLRRCLYTISIGSNDYLNNYFLQPPTPARRQYTPEEFAESLIRLYTIYLKQLYLLGARKVALFGIGKIGCIPRIVATLGGGVGCAEEVNQAVDLFNNKLKALVTDINKKLSSAKFTYVDLFSGNAEDFAALGITVGDRSCCTINPGEELCAQNGPVCPDRTKYIFWDNVHTTEIINTVIAIAAFNGDITSPFSISQLVN, from the exons ATGGTCGAGGGAGTGTCCAAGATAATGTGGATTGTTGTGGCCACCGTGTTTGCAGGAACAGCGGCGGTCACACTAGTGGCGCATGGTCAAGAAACGCCGTGTTACTTCGTGTTCGGAGACTCTGTCTTCGACAACGGTAACAACAATGCGTTAAATACCATTGCAAAGGTCAACTATTTACCTTATGGTATAGATTATCCCGAAGGTCCAACCGGTCGGTTTAGCAACGGACGTATCATTCCAGACGTTATCG CTGAACTAGCGGGTTTCAATGATACCATTCCACCATTCGCCGGGGCACCACCAGCACAAGCTAACATCGGACTCAACTATGCTTCCGGTGGCGGCGGAATCCGGGAAGAAACCAGCCAAAATTTG GGTGAAAGAATCAATTTGAGAAAGCAAATAAACAACCACCAGTCGGCGATTATAAACGCGGTGGTGCCACCGAGTCAGCTACGGAGATGTCTATATACAATCAGCATCGGAAGTAATGATTACCTCAACAACTACTTCTTGCAACCTCCTACCCCAGCTCGTCGTCAGTATACTCCTGAAGAGTTTGCTGAATCTCTCATACGCCTCTACACTATTTATTTGAAA CAATTGTACCTACTAGGAGCGAGGAAGGTGGCTTTGTTCGGAATCGGTAAGATTGGGTGTATACCACGTATTGTTGCTACCCTTGGTGGTGGCGTTGGCTGTGCAGAAGAAGTGAACCAAGCGGTGGATCTCTTCAACAATAAACTCAAAGCCCTAGTCACAGACATCAACAAGAAACTCTCTAGTGCTAAGTTCACTTACGTTGACCTCTTCTCTGGAAATGCTGAAGACTTCGCCGCTCTTG GGATCACTGTTGGTGATAGGAGTTGCTGTACGATTAACCCGGGTGAAGAGCTTTGTGCACAGAACGGACCGGTTTGTCCTGACCGAACCAAATACATATTTTGGGATAACGTGCATACCACGGAAATTATTAATACAGTGATAGCTATTGCAGCGTTTAACGGAGACATAACTTCTCCCTTCAGCATATCTCAGCTTGTGAATTAG
- the LOC106386680 gene encoding GDSL esterase/lipase At4g30140-like yields MVEGVSKALWIVVATLFAVAAAVAPVACGQQAPCYFVFGDSQFDNGNNNVLNTTAKVNYLPYGIDFPEGPTGRFSNGRNIPDVIAELAGFNDSIPPFAGASPGQANIGLNYASGGGGIREETSQNLGERISLRRQINNHQTAIINAAVPRRQLRRCLYTINIGSNDYLNNYFLHPPTPARRRYNPEQFAESLIRLYNIYLKQLYLLGARKVALFGIGKIGCTPRIIASLGGGVGCAEEVNQAVELFNNKLEALVADFNDRLSSVMFTYVDLFSGNAEDFAALGITVGDRSCCTVNPGEELCAQNGPVCPDRTKYIFWDNVHTTETVNTVIAVGAFDGNITSPFSIAELVD; encoded by the exons ATGGTCGAGGGAGTGTCCAAGGCATTGTGGATTGTTGTGGCCACTTTGTTTGCAGTAGCTGCGGCGGTCGCACCAGTGGCTTGTGGACAACAAGCACCATGTTACTTCGTGTTCGGAGACTCTCAATTCGACAACGGTAACAATAATGTCTTAAACACCACTGCAAAGGTCAACTATTTACCTTATGGTATAGATTTCCCCGAAGGTCCAACCGGTCGGTTTAGCAACGGACGTAACATTCCAGACGTTATCG CTGAACTAGCGGGTTTCAATGATTCCATTCCTCCATTCGCTGGAGCATCACCGGGACAAGCTAACATCGGACTCAACTATGCTTCCGGTGGCGGCGGGATCCGAGAAGAAACCAGCCAAAATTTG GGTGAAAGAATCAGTTTGAGAAGGCAAATAAACAACCACCAGACGGCGATTATCAACGCGGCGGTGCCACGGCGTCAGCTACGGCGATGCCTATACACAATCAACATTGGAAGCAATGATTACCTCAACAACTACTTCTTGCACCCTCCTACCCCAGCTCGCCGCCGTTATAATCCTGAACAATTTGCTGAATCTCTCATACGTctctacaatatttatttgaaa CAACTGTACCTACTAGGAGCTAGGAAAGTGGCTTTGTTTGGAATCGGTAAGATCGGGTGTACACCACGTATTATTGCTAGCCTTGGTGGTGGTGTTGGCTGCGCAGAAGAAGTGAACCAAGCCGTGGAGCTCTTCAACAATAAACTCGAAGCCCTAGTCGCAGACTTCAACGACAGACTTTCAAGTGTTATGTTCACTTACGTCGACCTCTTCTCTGGAAACGCTGAAGACTTCGCCGCTCTTG GGATTACTGTTGGTGATAGGAGTTGCTGTACCGTTAATCCTGGTGAAGAATTGTGTGCGCAGAACGGACCGGTTTGTCCTGACCGAACCAAATACATATTCTGGGATAACGTGCATACCACGGAAACGGTTAATACCGTGATAGCTGTCGGAGCGTTTGACGGAAACATAACTTCTCCATTCAGCATAGCTGAGCTTGTGGATTAG